The sequence below is a genomic window from Roseimicrobium gellanilyticum.
GGCAGGAGCAGAAGAAATCCGACCGCATTTTCCTCTAGCGCTGCGAACGCGGGAATGCGATGACCCTGCCATGGCAGGATCCGGAACGCATCCCGCGTGGACACGATGGCAAATCCCCTCCGCATTCTGGCTGTAGATCCCGCGCTGCGGTGCACCGGCTACGCCGTGCTGCATCACGAGGGCGGCCAGACACGCGCGGTGACCTATGGTGTGATACAGAATCCCGCAAAGATGCTGGCTTCAGGCTGCCTCGTGGCCATCCGCGAACGCCTGGCGGAAATCATCCGCGAGCACCAGCCCACCGAGTGCGCCGTGGAGGCCACGATCTATGTGCAGAGCTTCCGCACGGCCATCACACTGGGCAGCGTGCGCGGCGCGGTCCTGATTGCCGCCGCAGAGCACGGTCTCGCCGTATACGACTATGCGCCGAGGGAAGTGAAACAAGCCGCTGTGGGCAAGGGTGCAGCGGCCAAGGAGCAGGTCGCCTTCATGATGCGCTCCATCCTGCGGCTGCGTGAGACCCCTCCCGCGGATGCCGCAGACGCACTCGCGGTGGGCCTTGCCCACTTGCAGGCGACGTCCGGAAAAGTCGCCACCGGAACCACGCGGGAGCGGGTTTAGAGCACTACCCTCTACCCCCGGCGGCAATCCGGTCGGGGCTCGTCTCGCGAAAATAAGCAGGTCTGCGTAGAGCCAGGGGCGCGGTTTCTTGCGAAGATCGATCAACTGCCCGTCTATTTGCCATGAATGCCACACAAATGCGCACAGACAATCTTTCCCATGTCCAATGGCGTGTGAGGTTTCTGAAGAGCCTGCTGAAGGTACACCGCTCCATCCCGCAGTGGAACAGCTATGACTGGCTCCTGCAAGAAGCCGACTACATCCAACGCATTGCCCAAGCAGAACGCGAGCTGACGGCCAAAGGCGGATGAGTTCGTAGGCCACCGCTACCCGGCAGTTAGTCGGGAAAGTCGTCACTTTCCCGCTGCGGTCGATGGGGCCACCTCGTCCAGATCGAGTTCCATCATCTTCCCACGACCACCTTTCATTCCCGTAATGTGGTCCGCCACTTGAGGATCCAGGTACAGGGGCTGGAGTTCATCCGGCACGTCAGGAATCAGCTCTATGGCATAGCGTCGGCAGGCGGGCGCCCCCATGCCCGCTCCAAGAATGGCGATGCGATAAGGTCCCTTTCGATGCCCGTTGACGGTCAGCCAGAGAGATTTGCCATCCAACCCCACCAGGGACTCCCGGAAACACGTCCACTCCGGGTGCGGCAGAAGATGAAGTTGCGCGCTCATGGCAGCCATCCAGTACGACGGCGGAAGATGGTAACGAAGCAAGAGACCGACGCCTTGCTTTCCCGATACGCATTTTGTCTCCCATTCGGTGGTGGTGGCGTGTCACTATTTTCCACGCCCGTTCCCAAGACTGCAAAAAAAACTGCCCCACTTGTGAGCTGAAGCCACATTCGCGAATGTAGCCATATGGCTGCCACGTAGCAGAATCCCGTCTCCCGCCATGTACCAAAACCTTGCCATCTACATCAACGATCACCTTGCGGGATCCGTCGCTGCACTCGCATTGATCGACGACATGAGCGATGCGCTGGATGATGCCACGCTCAAGTCCTTCCTCGCCGAACTCAAGGAGGAGATCACCGAAGAGCAGCAAGTGTTGAGGATTCTGCTTCAAGCGAATGATTACAAGGAGGGCGCTATCAAGAAGGCCGTGGCGTGGCTGGGAGAGAAAGCGAGCTCCCCGAAGTTCGGAGGCACGAAAAATGATCACCAGGGGCTCGCCATCATGCAGGGACTCGAAATGTTGTACATCGGTATCACGGGCAAGCTCTTGCAATGGCACGCCTTCCAGGCAGCCATTGCACCCATGGTGGAGGCATTGGGATTTGACCTCCATCAACTGCAACAACAGGCGGAAAAGCAACGCTCCACCGTAGAGGAGTACCGCCTGGTGTATGCTCGCCGGGCATTCAGCGGAGTGATGGACTGACTCCCCGATAAGGTAGCTACCTGATGGCCGGCCCCGCTAGAATGGACGCTTCGCGGGCCATGAAACAGTTTCTAGTCACCTTCAAACGAGGCCACCCCCAGCATATAGAAGCGGAGGGGTATCATCAACACGAGGGGCGGTATGAGTTCTTTGGATGTGCTCAGGTGCCCGTAAGGAAGACCTTTGATCGGGCCGCTGTCGCTGAGGTTGTGGAGGTCAAGCATGGACCATCGCGCGATTCAACAAGTGTGACCCGGCAATCCGGACTCAGGCACTTCACCCCCGGTAGCACTTATGAATCGTAGCGATATTCCCACGGCGTCGGCACCCGTCCACCAGCCCAAGATCCATGTGGGCAGGATAGCAGCAGGGTCGGTCCTTTGTGTATTCGGCATTATTCTTCTTCCGACTGTGGCCATGACAGCCGCTGGTGTCGCCTTGTGCATCGTAGGCCTCTGCCTCATCGCCATGGCCTTCGCGAATCGCAAGTACGGCGCCTCCCATACAAGGCGCGGAAGCTAAGAACACCGACAGGCATGGATTCCCGACCCGGTTCACCGTGCCTCACCAAACCGACAGGGCATCGCCGGACGATTCTGTCTTTAGAAACGCGGCGTTTCGCGTCGCGCACTGTGATTACGAACCCCTAACTATCAATCGTCATGGACTTCCTCTGGATGCTCTTGATTGGCCTGCTTGTAGGTGCAGTCGCCAAGTTTCTGATGCCGGGCAATGACCCGGGTGGCATCATCGTCACGATGTTCCTGGGTGTTGCTGGAGCGTTTGTTGCCGGCATGCTCGGTCGCGGTCTTGGATGGTATGGCGAAGGTGAACCCGCAGGCTTCATTGCCTCGGTGATCGGCGCCATTCTTCTGCTCGTCGTGTACCGCCTTTTCACCGGCGGTGGACGCCACGTGCACCACTAGCACGCATCGAAGGTCTGCCAGCCTGTTGGCTGGTTTCTTGTGAACTGGCTGGAGGATGAAATCTCCAGCCGGTTTTTTTTATACCTAGGCATCCCGCCACGGGCACGTGGTCAAGTGATCGTTCACCATGCCAACTGCCTGCATCCATGCATAGACAATTACCGGCCCTGCAAACTTGAACCCACGTTCCTTCAGTGCGGCAGACATCTTCACGGAGGCAGGAGTTTGCGCAGGCACTTGGGAGGTGGATTTCCATGCATTGCGCTTGGGTTTGCCTCCGGCGAGCTCCCATAGAAATTCGGAGAAATCGATACCCTCCTCCCGCATGGCGAGATAGGCTTTGGCATTGCCGATGGTGGCCTCGATCTTTGCACGTGAGCGGATGATGCCAGGATCCGCCAGGAGGCGCTTCACATCCTTCGCGCCGTATCGGGCGATCTTCTCAGGATCAAATCCCTGGAAGGCAAGGCGGAAAGCGTCGCGCTTGCGCAGGATGGTGATCCACGAGAGCCCCGCTTGGAATCCATCCAGCACCAGCT
It includes:
- the ruvC gene encoding crossover junction endodeoxyribonuclease RuvC: MANPLRILAVDPALRCTGYAVLHHEGGQTRAVTYGVIQNPAKMLASGCLVAIRERLAEIIREHQPTECAVEATIYVQSFRTAITLGSVRGAVLIAAAEHGLAVYDYAPREVKQAAVGKGAAAKEQVAFMMRSILRLRETPPADAADALAVGLAHLQATSGKVATGTTRERV
- a CDS encoding GlsB/YeaQ/YmgE family stress response membrane protein, with the translated sequence MDFLWMLLIGLLVGAVAKFLMPGNDPGGIIVTMFLGVAGAFVAGMLGRGLGWYGEGEPAGFIASVIGAILLLVVYRLFTGGGRHVHH
- a CDS encoding DNA-3-methyladenine glycosylase I, which encodes MKKTSSKRAPEKRCTWAANDPLMAAYHDEEWGRPEHDSRALWEKLVLDGFQAGLSWITILRKRDAFRLAFQGFDPEKIARYGAKDVKRLLADPGIIRSRAKIEATIGNAKAYLAMREEGIDFSEFLWELAGGKPKRNAWKSTSQVPAQTPASVKMSAALKERGFKFAGPVIVYAWMQAVGMVNDHLTTCPWRDA